CCGAAGAAGAAGCCGAATGGCGGGCGAGGCTCGCCAAGCCCGACGAGAAAATCGTCCTCTATGTCGGCCGCTTCGTCCGTGAAAAGGGGATCCACGTCCTCCTCAACGCCGCGAGCTGCGTTCTCGCCGAGGAGCCCGACGTCAAGTTCGTCATCGTCGGCGGAGGCAACCGTGAGAACCTCGAGCGGTTCGTCCGGTGGTTCGGGCTCGACGACCGCGTCCTCTTCACCGGGTTCATGCGCGGCCGAGCTTTGCACCAGCTCTACCGCGCCGCCGACGTCGCCGTTTTCCCCTCGCTCTATGAACCGTTCGGCATCGTCGCGCTCGAGGGCATGGCGGCCGGATGTGCCGTCGTCGCCTCCGACGCCGGCGGACTCCGCGAAGTCGTCGAACACGACGTCACGGGCACGTCGACCTTCGCCGGTGATCCAGGCTCGCTCGCCTGGGGGGTGCTCCGCGTCCTCCGCGATCCCGATCGGGCCGAGCGCTTGAAGGCCGCCGCCCGAGAGCGCCTGCGTACCGACTTTCACTGGAAGGCCATCGCGGCCCAGACGATCAAGGTCTACGAACGGGTGTGGGACGAGTTCCTCCAAAGCTACTGGGCCGACAAGACCCTTTGGCCCGTCACACCGGGCGCCGAAGAGCGCGCCGAACGCCTCGGGGTCCGGGACAAGGCCGTCACCGGCGCCTATGTGGCCCGCCCGCAGCCTTCGGTCTCCGTCCCCGCCGCCCTTCTCACCCCCGACCACGCCATCTCGGCGGGCGAATCGGAAGAAGAGGAACAGGAGTAAGAGTAGGTCCGGAAAGCCCCCTACCCGTCTGCAGGGGATGGTTCGTGCCCCGAAGATGAGGAGGGGGTCGGGGGTGGAGCGGTCCGGAGCCCCCACTCTCACCCCGGAACAGACGGGCTCCGGACTCCCCCTCGCCCCTCCGGGGGAGAGGGGGCGGGGGGTGAGGGGTCCGGAAAGCCGCCTACTCGTCTGCAGGGGATGGCCGTGCCCCGAAGATGAGGAGGAGGGTGAGGGGTCAGGGGTCGGGGAACGCCTTGCGGCCGGTCCGCTCCTCACACTGCCGCTGCACCTGCAGGAGGTCGTTCGCGAAGACTTCCCCGAACATCATGAAGTAGCGGCGGTTCGGGATCCGATAGGTCGCGATCCCGAGGTCTTGCAGGGCCCGGTCCCGCACCGCGTCGCGCGAGGGCTCGTGCTGCTCACCATCGAGCTCGACGCAGAGCATGGCCTCGCGGCAGAAGAAGTCGAGGCGGTAGGGGCCGACGGGGTGCTCACGGCGGAATTTGAAGCCCAGCCGGCCGTCGCGCAGGCTCTCCCAGACC
This genomic window from Armatimonadota bacterium contains:
- a CDS encoding glycosyltransferase family 4 protein, with product MRVIMLSWEYPPRIVGGISPHVHDLSQELVKAGVEVHVVTKATPAAPDEETEPSGVHVHRVPLASEPHNFVHEIQLLNQATDIRVRRLLEDWRPGGQPTIFHAHDWLSLDAARDLKYEYQLPVIATVHATEQGRNNGLHTDMSRYIHEQEYWLTYEAWRVIVCSTFMRDEVGRFFNCPPDKVDIVYNGVDAEKFEFQATPEEEAEWRARLAKPDEKIVLYVGRFVREKGIHVLLNAASCVLAEEPDVKFVIVGGGNRENLERFVRWFGLDDRVLFTGFMRGRALHQLYRAADVAVFPSLYEPFGIVALEGMAAGCAVVASDAGGLREVVEHDVTGTSTFAGDPGSLAWGVLRVLRDPDRAERLKAAARERLRTDFHWKAIAAQTIKVYERVWDEFLQSYWADKTLWPVTPGAEERAERLGVRDKAVTGAYVARPQPSVSVPAALLTPDHAISAGESEEEEQE
- a CDS encoding DUF559 domain-containing protein, producing the protein MPRNRGEAAKNRARKARKGPSVVERQVWESLRDGRLGFKFRREHPVGPYRLDFFCREAMLCVELDGEQHEPSRDAVRDRALQDLGIATYRIPNRRYFMMFGEVFANDLLQVQRQCEERTGRKAFPDP